From Pongo pygmaeus isolate AG05252 chromosome 1, NHGRI_mPonPyg2-v2.0_pri, whole genome shotgun sequence, one genomic window encodes:
- the ALPL gene encoding alkaline phosphatase, tissue-nonspecific isozyme isoform X2 produces the protein MFLGDGMGVSTVTAARILKGQLHHNPGEETRLEMDKFPFMALSKTYNTNAQVPDSAGTATAYLCGVKANEGTVGVSAATERSRCNTTQGNEVTSILRWAKDAGKSVGIVTTTRVNHATPSAAYAHSADRDWYSDNEMPPEALSQGCKDIAYQLMHNIRDIDVIMGGGRKYMYPKNKTDVEYEIDEKARGTRLDGLDLVDTWKSFKPRHKHSHFIWNRTELLTLDPHNVDYLLGLFEPGDMQYELNRNNVTDPSLSEMVVVAIQILRKNPKGFFLLVEGGRIDHGHHEGKAKQALHEAVEMDRAIGQAGSLTSSEDTLTVVTADHSHVFTFGGYTPRGNSIFGLAPMLSDTDKKPFTAILYGNGPGYKVVGGERENVSMVDYAHNNYQAQSAVPLRHETHGGEDVAVFSKGPMAHLLHGVHEQNYIPHVMAYAACIGANLDHCASASSAGSLAAGPLLLALALFPLSVLF, from the exons ACGTACAACACCAATGCCCAGGTCCCTGACAGCGCCGGCACCGCCACCGCCTACCTGTGTGGGGTGAAGGCCAACGAGGGCACTGTGGGGGTAAGCGCGGCCACTGAGCGTTCCCGGTGCAACACCACCCAGGGGAACGAGGTCACCTCCATCCTGCGCTGGGCCAAGGACGCTG GGAAATCTGTGGGCATTGTGACCACCACGAGAGTGAACCATGCCACCCCCAGCGCCGCCTACGCCCACTCGGCTGACCGGGACTGGTACTCAGACAACGAGATGCCCCCTGAGGCCTTGAGCCAGGGCTGCAAGGACATCGCCTACCAGCTCATGCATAACATCAGGGACATTGAC GTGATCATGGGGGGTGGCCGGAAATACATGTACCCCAAGAATAAAACTGATGTGGAGTATGAGATTGACGAGAAAGCCAGGGGCACGAGGCTGGACGGCCTGGACCTCGTTGACACCTGGAAGAGCTTCAAACCGAGACACAAG CACTCCCACTTCATCTGGAACCGCACGGAACTCCTGACCCTTGACCCCCACAATGTGGACTACCTATTGG GTCTCTTCGAGCCGGGGGACATGCAGTACGAGCTGAACAGGAACAACGTGACGGACCCGTCACTCTccgagatggtggtggtggccatcCAGATCCTGCGGAAGAACCCCAAAGGCTTCTTCTTGCTGGTGGAAG GAGGCAGGATTGACCATGGGCACCATGAAGGCAAAGCCAAGCAGGCCCTGCACGAGGCGGTGGAGATGGACCGGGCCATCGGGCAGGCAGGCAGCTTGACCTCCTCGGAAGACACTCTGACCGTGGTCACTGCGGACCATTCCCACGTCTTCACCTTTGGTGGATACACCCCCCGTGGCAACTCTATCTTTG GTCTGGCCCCCATGCTGAGTGACACAGACAAGAAGCCCTTCACTGCCATCCTGTACGGCAATGGGCCTGGCTACAAGGTGGTGGGCGGTGAGCGAGAGAATGTCTCCATGGTGGACTACG CTCACAACAACTACCAGGCGCAGTCTGCTGTGCCCCTGCGCCACGAGACCCACGGCGGGGAGGACGTGGCCGTCTTCTCCAAGGGCCCCATGGCGCACCTGCTGCACGGCGTCCATGAGCAGAACTACATCCCCCACGTGATGGCGTATGCAGCCTGCATCGGGGCCAACCTCGACCACTGTGCCTCTGCCAGCTCGGCAGGCAGCCTTGCTGCAGGCCCCCTGCTGCTCGCGCTGGCCCTCTTCCCCCTGAGCGTCCTGTTCTGA